In the Thermodesulfovibrio yellowstonii DSM 11347 genome, one interval contains:
- the gcvH gene encoding glycine cleavage system protein GcvH, whose translation MSLENYKFHKEHTWVKISGKTKKVKVGISDYAQESLGDIIYIELPEIDNHVEADTEMAEIESTKTSSPVIAPVSGTIVEINEELIDHPEIINEDPYGKGWIAVIEMDNPRELEDLMDYEDYESYLEEERE comes from the coding sequence ATGAGTTTAGAAAATTACAAATTTCACAAAGAGCATACCTGGGTAAAAATCTCAGGTAAAACTAAAAAAGTAAAAGTTGGAATCTCTGATTACGCCCAGGAATCTCTTGGAGATATTATTTATATTGAACTGCCTGAGATTGATAACCATGTTGAAGCAGATACAGAAATGGCAGAAATTGAGTCAACAAAAACTTCCTCACCTGTAATAGCTCCTGTTAGTGGCACAATTGTTGAAATCAACGAAGAATTAATTGACCACCCAGAGATTATTAATGAAGACCCCTATGGAAAAGGCTGGATTGCTGTGATTGAGATGGATAATCCTCGTGAATTAGAAGACTTAATGGATTATGAGGATTATGAAAGTTACCTTGAAGAAGAAAGAGAATGA
- the eno gene encoding phosphopyruvate hydratase, with amino-acid sequence MGEIIDIIAREVLDSRGNPTVQVDIYLDSGVMGRATVPSGASTGTREALELRDGDKKRYFGKGVQKAIDNIINEIAPNIIGMESLDQEGIDRFLIELDGTENKSKLGANAILAVSMAVCKASAEEVGLPLYRYLGGTNAKVLPVPMMNIINGGIHADNNLDIQEFMIVPAGFVKFSQALRAGVEVFHSLKGILKKKRLNTAVGDEGGFSPMLEKNEDAIKLIIDAIKEAGYEPGKDIYIALDPAASEFFAEGFYTVEGKKIDSKDMVDYYEALVDKYPIISIEDGMSEADWEGWELISQRLKNKIQIVADDLVVTNPKIIKEAMKRGIANSILIKLNQIGTVSETLEAIELTKNNKYTAVVSHRSGETEDTIIADLSVSCNTGFIKTGSLSRGERIAKYNRLLQIEEELNDVAQFKGLSAFYNLGF; translated from the coding sequence ATGGGAGAAATTATTGATATAATCGCAAGAGAGGTACTTGACTCAAGAGGAAATCCAACAGTTCAGGTAGATATCTACCTTGATAGCGGAGTTATGGGAAGAGCTACCGTACCCTCAGGAGCCTCTACAGGAACAAGAGAGGCTCTTGAGTTAAGAGATGGTGATAAAAAGAGATATTTTGGTAAGGGAGTGCAAAAGGCTATTGACAACATAATAAATGAAATTGCACCAAATATCATTGGTATGGAATCTCTTGATCAAGAAGGCATTGACAGATTTCTTATAGAACTTGACGGGACAGAAAATAAAAGTAAACTCGGTGCAAATGCGATTTTAGCAGTATCAATGGCTGTTTGCAAAGCTTCTGCAGAAGAAGTTGGACTTCCACTTTATAGATATCTCGGTGGTACTAATGCAAAGGTTTTACCTGTTCCAATGATGAATATAATAAATGGCGGAATTCATGCAGATAACAATCTTGATATTCAGGAGTTCATGATTGTTCCTGCTGGTTTTGTAAAGTTTTCTCAAGCCCTAAGAGCAGGGGTTGAAGTTTTCCATAGTTTAAAGGGAATTCTCAAAAAGAAAAGACTAAACACAGCAGTTGGTGACGAAGGCGGATTTTCTCCAATGCTTGAAAAAAATGAAGATGCAATTAAACTAATTATTGATGCAATAAAAGAGGCTGGATATGAACCTGGAAAAGATATTTATATAGCTTTAGATCCTGCTGCATCAGAATTTTTTGCTGAAGGATTTTATACTGTTGAAGGTAAAAAGATTGATTCAAAAGACATGGTTGATTATTATGAAGCTCTGGTTGATAAATATCCAATAATTTCAATAGAAGATGGAATGAGTGAGGCAGACTGGGAAGGATGGGAATTAATAAGTCAGAGACTTAAAAATAAAATTCAAATTGTGGCAGATGATCTTGTTGTTACAAATCCCAAAATAATTAAAGAAGCAATGAAAAGAGGAATTGCAAACTCAATCCTTATTAAACTTAATCAGATTGGAACAGTTTCTGAAACTCTGGAAGCCATTGAACTTACAAAGAATAATAAATACACCGCGGTTGTGTCCCACCGTTCTGGTGAAACAGAAGATACAATAATAGCAGACCTTTCAGTGTCATGTAATACAGGCTTCATAAAAACAGGTTCTCTTTCAAGGGGTGAGAGAATTGC
- the lpdA gene encoding dihydrolipoyl dehydrogenase codes for MKAVVIGGGPAGYVAALSLKRLGAEVLLIEREELGGTCLNKGCIPTKTIIHSLGLLEKIKNQKIINEINYPNISVDLQTLMQKKDNVVDTQKKGLLMLLKHSGVKIIKSEAELINPQTVFLKETSEKIQADRIIIATGSKPAKLPMLSFDGKKILSSDDLWNLKKIPESITIIGAGAIGCEFAWIFHLLGSKVTLIELMPKILPMEEEDISKEVEKLFKKRKIQFYTGVRIQDLKIFDNSVQITLSNEKILTSEIVLVSVGRAFNTDCIKTSEIKLGNKKEIIVNERMQTNIENIFAAGDVIGNWLLAHVAYKEGEIAAKNAMGDNKKMDYTVIPSTIFTVTEVASVGLKEADAIQKGFNVKKGIFPFRAIGKAHVVGEIEGFIKVIADKDSDIIVGAHVVGADASELIHELAMAVKFKIKINDLKELIHSHPTLSECIGEAIKDISGEAIHKIK; via the coding sequence ATGAAAGCAGTTGTAATTGGTGGGGGTCCTGCGGGTTACGTTGCTGCTCTTTCCTTGAAAAGATTAGGTGCAGAGGTATTATTAATTGAACGAGAAGAACTTGGTGGCACCTGTCTTAATAAAGGATGCATTCCTACAAAAACAATAATTCATTCTCTTGGATTACTGGAAAAGATTAAAAATCAAAAAATCATTAATGAGATAAATTATCCCAACATTTCAGTTGATTTACAAACTTTGATGCAAAAAAAAGATAATGTGGTAGATACTCAAAAAAAGGGACTACTGATGCTTTTAAAACATTCGGGGGTAAAAATTATTAAATCAGAAGCAGAATTGATTAATCCACAAACAGTATTTTTAAAAGAAACTTCAGAAAAAATTCAGGCTGATAGAATAATCATTGCTACAGGTTCAAAACCTGCTAAACTTCCAATGCTTAGTTTTGATGGTAAAAAAATTCTTTCAAGCGATGACTTATGGAATCTAAAAAAAATACCTGAATCAATTACAATTATTGGAGCAGGAGCTATTGGATGTGAGTTCGCATGGATATTCCATCTTTTAGGAAGTAAAGTAACTTTAATAGAATTAATGCCCAAAATTTTACCAATGGAAGAGGAAGATATCTCAAAAGAAGTAGAAAAACTTTTCAAAAAAAGAAAAATACAGTTTTATACCGGAGTCAGAATACAGGACTTAAAAATTTTTGATAATTCAGTTCAGATAACTCTTTCAAATGAAAAAATATTAACATCTGAGATTGTTCTTGTATCTGTTGGCAGAGCTTTCAATACTGACTGTATTAAAACTTCTGAAATCAAGCTTGGCAATAAAAAAGAAATTATTGTAAATGAAAGAATGCAAACAAATATTGAAAATATCTTTGCAGCAGGTGATGTTATAGGAAATTGGTTACTTGCTCATGTTGCCTACAAAGAAGGAGAAATAGCAGCAAAAAATGCCATGGGAGATAACAAAAAGATGGATTATACTGTTATCCCTTCAACAATTTTTACAGTAACTGAAGTTGCCTCAGTTGGATTAAAAGAAGCTGATGCTATACAGAAAGGATTTAACGTTAAAAAAGGAATTTTTCCTTTTAGAGCGATTGGCAAAGCTCACGTAGTTGGAGAGATTGAAGGCTTTATAAAAGTAATTGCAGATAAAGACTCTGACATTATAGTTGGTGCTCATGTAGTTGGTGCAGATGCTTCTGAACTTATCCATGAACTTGCAATGGCTGTAAAATTTAAGATAAAGATAAATGATTTAAAAGAATTAATTCATTCCCATCCTACTCTTTCTGAGTGTATAGGAGAAGCAATTAAAGACATATCTGGTGAAGCAATTCACAAAATAAAATGA
- the murA gene encoding UDP-N-acetylglucosamine 1-carboxyvinyltransferase has product MDKLLIFGGLPLKGEVTISGAKNAALPIMASTLLAQGVHIFKRIPKLRDVFTMTELIKRMGGIVEFNELCKINTIKINKFEASYDLVKTMRASILVLGPLVARFGRAKVSLPGGCAIGARPVNLHINGLQKMGAKISLQEGYIIAKASRLMGTKIYFDIPTVTGTENLMMAATLAKGTTIIENAAKEPEIVDLANYLILMGAKIEGAGTSIIKVEGVDELKPPQEYEIIPDRIETGTFIAIAGACGGDISLKGCRIDHIDAIILKMKDAGISFKEIENGIRVIGPKRLQAVDIKTMPYPGFPTDMQAQFMAMMTVANGTSVIKETIFENRFMHVAELRRMGADITVEGNTATIRGVKKLKGAPVMATDLRASASLVIAGLIAEEETLIDRIYHLDRGYEELDKKLIQLGARIQRIK; this is encoded by the coding sequence ATGGATAAGCTACTTATTTTTGGAGGATTACCCTTAAAAGGTGAAGTTACAATAAGCGGAGCTAAAAATGCAGCCCTTCCAATTATGGCATCTACTCTCCTGGCTCAAGGGGTGCATATCTTTAAAAGAATTCCAAAATTAAGAGATGTTTTTACAATGACTGAACTTATAAAAAGAATGGGAGGCATAGTTGAATTTAATGAATTATGCAAAATCAATACTATAAAGATAAATAAATTTGAAGCATCATATGACCTTGTTAAAACAATGCGAGCATCAATTTTAGTGCTTGGTCCACTTGTAGCAAGATTTGGTAGAGCAAAAGTATCTTTGCCAGGTGGGTGTGCTATTGGTGCAAGACCTGTAAATCTTCATATTAACGGACTTCAAAAAATGGGCGCTAAAATATCTCTTCAGGAAGGTTATATAATTGCAAAAGCTTCACGACTTATGGGAACTAAAATATATTTTGATATTCCAACTGTAACAGGAACGGAAAATTTAATGATGGCTGCAACCTTAGCAAAGGGAACTACAATTATTGAAAATGCTGCAAAAGAACCTGAAATTGTTGACCTTGCAAATTATTTAATATTGATGGGCGCAAAAATTGAAGGTGCTGGAACAAGTATTATTAAAGTAGAAGGAGTAGATGAACTTAAGCCTCCTCAAGAATATGAAATTATACCTGATAGGATAGAAACAGGGACATTTATAGCAATTGCTGGTGCATGTGGGGGTGATATAAGTTTAAAAGGGTGCAGAATTGACCATATTGATGCTATAATTTTAAAAATGAAGGATGCAGGAATAAGTTTTAAAGAAATAGAAAACGGAATAAGGGTTATCGGTCCTAAGAGACTTCAAGCAGTTGATATAAAAACAATGCCCTATCCTGGATTTCCAACAGATATGCAGGCACAATTTATGGCAATGATGACTGTAGCAAATGGAACAAGTGTAATAAAAGAAACAATTTTTGAAAACAGATTTATGCATGTAGCTGAACTTAGAAGAATGGGAGCAGATATAACAGTAGAAGGAAATACTGCTACTATTAGAGGAGTAAAAAAATTAAAAGGCGCACCAGTTATGGCAACTGATTTAAGAGCATCAGCATCCCTTGTAATTGCTGGATTAATTGCTGAAGAAGAAACACTGATTGATAGAATTTACCATCTTGACCGCGGATATGAAGAACTTGATAAAAAACTTATTCAACTTGGTGCAAGGATACAAAGAATAAAATAA
- a CDS encoding DUF401 family protein, with protein sequence MIDIVKVCFIFIFILFLLRKKVNVGYALFASSVIFLIFYRFDFQNLSLTLLKSISSHTSINLFLSLTLIKSFEYALRKTELMQKMTETSQSMLNNKKLSIVSMPLIIGMLPSLGGAYLSAPMVDSATRNLNISKEEKAFINYWYRHPWELILPLYPGIILASAICGVSLRKLILLNLPIALILFITGFILSMHNLKNEQKFDKTKNHMKNLFSFTPILLVLLTVIIFKIELYIALIINILIVCLYHKKNLREILSIIRYGFTSDVFILVAGVIIFKEMLQISGAVDGIAKTITQSGIPYLVIFITLPLFIGLITGISVGFVGSTFPLLLHLKETLAYEISIAFVSGYVGVLISPLHLCLILTREYFKADMLGIYKKIIPGCVILFFTALIEFAILRYYS encoded by the coding sequence ATGATTGATATTGTCAAAGTTTGTTTTATCTTTATTTTTATCCTATTTTTACTTCGTAAAAAAGTAAATGTGGGATATGCTCTTTTTGCAAGTTCTGTAATATTCTTGATTTTTTATCGGTTTGATTTTCAAAATTTATCATTAACGCTTTTAAAAAGTATTAGTTCACATACCTCAATAAATCTTTTTTTATCTCTTACTTTAATTAAATCTTTTGAGTATGCTCTAAGAAAAACAGAATTAATGCAGAAAATGACAGAAACCTCTCAGTCAATGCTTAATAATAAAAAGCTTTCAATAGTATCAATGCCTTTGATAATTGGTATGTTACCTTCTCTTGGTGGAGCATATCTTTCAGCACCAATGGTTGATTCAGCTACGCGAAATCTAAATATATCAAAAGAGGAAAAAGCATTTATAAACTACTGGTATAGACATCCATGGGAACTTATTTTACCACTTTATCCTGGGATAATTCTTGCATCAGCAATCTGTGGTGTTTCTTTAAGAAAACTAATATTATTAAATCTTCCTATTGCCTTAATACTCTTCATTACAGGTTTTATTTTAAGTATGCATAATTTAAAAAATGAACAAAAATTTGATAAAACCAAAAATCATATGAAAAATTTATTCAGCTTTACACCAATATTGCTTGTTCTTTTGACTGTAATAATCTTTAAAATTGAACTTTACATCGCTCTTATTATAAATATTCTAATAGTATGCTTATATCATAAAAAGAACCTTAGAGAAATTTTATCAATCATAAGATATGGTTTTACATCAGATGTTTTTATCCTTGTAGCTGGAGTAATTATTTTTAAAGAAATGCTTCAAATTTCAGGTGCTGTAGATGGGATAGCTAAAACAATTACACAATCGGGGATTCCTTACTTAGTTATTTTTATAACACTCCCTTTATTTATTGGACTTATTACAGGAATAAGTGTAGGATTTGTAGGAAGCACTTTCCCTCTGCTTTTACATTTAAAAGAAACATTGGCTTATGAAATCTCTATTGCCTTTGTTTCAGGATATGTAGGTGTTCTTATTTCTCCACTTCATCTTTGTTTAATCCTTACAAGAGAGTATTTCAAAGCAGATATGTTGGGAATTTATAAAAAAATTATTCCAGGGTGTGTAATTCTATTCTTTACTGCGTTGATTGAATTTGCCATTTTGAGATATTATAGTTAA